The proteins below are encoded in one region of Thermodesulfovibrio thiophilus DSM 17215:
- the ispH gene encoding 4-hydroxy-3-methylbut-2-enyl diphosphate reductase gives MQKNIVLVEGAGFCFGVKRAIDIAFDVARNYKERVFTLGPIIHNPHVVEKLKELGVYPLEELSKEKSIKTLIIRAHGIPKEKFNEIKQKDMEIIDATCPFVKRAQSLAEKLATEGYQVVIIGDREHPEVQGIFSYAGPDAIVINSSEIPILNKKIGIIQQTTQPLTKVKEIMNELINSRNEFEEIRIFNTLCNFTSKRLQATEKVARNVDLMIVVGGKNSANTTQLARLCKNMGVKTYHIENAQEINKEWIECTTTIGITAGASTPQWIIDEVIDKIKEFIN, from the coding sequence ATGCAAAAAAATATTGTTCTGGTAGAAGGTGCAGGTTTTTGTTTTGGAGTAAAAAGAGCAATTGATATAGCATTTGATGTTGCCAGGAATTATAAAGAAAGAGTTTTTACTTTAGGTCCTATAATTCATAATCCTCATGTTGTTGAAAAACTTAAGGAATTAGGAGTTTATCCTTTAGAAGAACTTTCTAAGGAAAAATCAATAAAAACATTGATAATCAGAGCACATGGAATTCCAAAAGAAAAATTTAATGAGATCAAACAAAAAGATATGGAAATTATAGATGCCACATGTCCCTTTGTAAAAAGGGCTCAGAGTCTTGCTGAAAAATTAGCTACTGAGGGATATCAGGTTGTAATCATAGGCGATAGAGAACATCCAGAGGTTCAAGGAATTTTCAGCTATGCTGGTCCTGATGCTATTGTTATTAATTCTTCTGAAATTCCCATATTAAATAAAAAAATTGGTATAATTCAACAGACAACGCAACCATTAACGAAAGTTAAAGAGATAATGAATGAATTAATAAACTCTCGTAATGAATTCGAAGAAATAAGAATCTTTAACACGCTATGCAATTTTACCTCTAAAAGACTGCAGGCAACTGAAAAAGTTGCAAGAAATGTTGACTTAATGATTGTTGTAGGAGGTAAAAATAGTGCAAACACCACCCAGCTTGCCAGACTCTGTAAAAATATGGGGGTTAAAACCTATCATATAGAAAATGCACAGGAAATTAACAAAGAATGGATTGAGTGCACTACCACAATAGGCATAACAGCTGGAGCATCAACTCCTCAGTGGATAATTGATGAAGTTATTGATAAAATTAAAGAGTTTATAAATTAA